Within Rothia sp. ZJ932, the genomic segment CAGCACCAAGGTGAAGAGGTAGAACAAGCCAATGAGACTAATAGCCCACACCACCGACTTACGAGCTTCTTTAGCGGTGGGCACCGTGTAAAAACGCATGAGCACGTGTGGCAGACCAGCCGCACCGAAGACCAAAGCCAATGACAGTGAAATAAAGTCGAGCTTAGCGATTTCGCTGTGACCGTACTTGAGTCCGGGTTCAAGCAGGGCGGGGTTGCCAGTATTTTCAACCGCAGCCCCCAGCAGAGCTGAGAGGCTAAAGCCGTTGAGAGCTAGAATCCAAACGGTCATGACACCCACCGCCGCAAGCAAGAGGCAAGCCTTGATAATCTGAACCCAAGTTGTGCCCTTCATTCCACCGATGAGTACGTACACGATCATCAGCACGCCCACAATAACGATCACCAGCGACTGCCCTGCCTTGGAGCTAATACCCATCAGCAGTGAAACCAGCGCACCTGCACCAGCCATCTGAGCCAGTAAGTAGAAGAGGGTTACGGCAAGGGTTGAGATACACGCTGCAATACGCACCGGGCGCTGACGCAAACGGAAAGACAGCACATCTGCCATAGTGAATTTACCGGTGTTACGCAGCATCTCAGCGACCAGTAGCAAAGCCACCAGCCACGCTACTAAGAAGCCAATGGAGTAGAGAAAGCCGTCATACCCCTGAAGTGCAATAGCACCCACGATGCCCAAGAAGGACGCTGCTGAGAGGTAATCACCGGCGATGGCGAGACCGTTCTGAGTGCCGCTGAAGGAGCGTCCACCTGCGTAGTAGTCTGCGGCGGTTTTATTGTTTTTGGACGCGCGCAGCACCACCACCATGGTGGCTGCCACGAACAGCCCAAAAACGAGCATGTTGATCCAGGGGGTGCCTACGGTTTCTTGCGCCTCGCCTGCTGCTATGACAAGAGTATTCATGAGTGGCTCCCGCGGGTGTGAGTTGAGAGGTAAACATCGTTTTCGAGGTCAGCACGCAAAGCCGCTGCCTGGGGGTCAAGAGTGCGGTTAGCAAAACGTACGTACAGTCCTGTAATCGCAAAGGTAGAAACGAACTGCAGAAGACCCATCACAACACCCACATTGATGTTGCCCCATACCTTGGTTGTCATGAAGCTGGGCACGTAAATCGCCAAAATTGCGTAGAGAAAATACCAGACGAGAAAGATAAGCGCCATCGGGAAAATAAAAGAACGCTGGTCTTTGCGAAGTTTCTGAAAGGCATCGCTACGCTGCGCTGCCGCGAAATCTACCCGATCTGCGTCGAAGGCTCGTGCCTCCGGTGCCGGTGCCGGTGTTGGTGTTGGTTGCTGGGTCATATAACCCACCTCCTCAATTTTATATGACTGAGATAACAATATTATGAGTTCTGAGTCACATGGAGAATTTGGGGTAAAAAATATTTTCGGCGAGTCGCACAACACATCGGGTATAAGAAAACCGCCCTCACCACAGGGGCAAGAGCGGTTAACACCAGCACAGGCGCTGAATACCTCACAACCTACTTCAGGTAGTGCATCAAATCCAAGCAACGATCCAAAAAAGCGTCCACCTGGGTTTCATCGTACGATTTAGCACCCGTAGCGGAACGGAAAACAGCACCACGAATCAGCTGCACGTCAACATCGTCCGACATCTTAAACTCGGTTGCCAGTTGCTGGCACAGTGAATCCACATCAGCAATAAGATACCCTTTGGTCAGCTTCTTTGAGGGGTGTCTAAAACGCTGACCAGCCGGACGCTGTAACCTACCCATAATCGTTTCAGCAAGCTGCTCAATGTGGGCGCTCCAAGCGCTCATCCCATGCTCAGCAATAAACCCCCGACGCTCAATCGCCGCGAAGCGATCCTCAACGCGATCAAGAGCCGAATCAACGTCCTCAATGCAATAGCCGCCGGGTGCTGGAGGGAAGCTCTTCATGCGTATCGAACGCGCCGTCGAACCACCGGAGGCAGATTCACCGGCACGCAAGCTCTCATAATCATTAGCAAGCTCATCAAAATACTCATCCACAGCTTCAACGCTGTAGCCAACCTTACGCCCCTTCGCCAGAGCAAACTCAGAAATTCTTTTCTGCACGATCATTTCTACCTTCCACTTACAGGCTCAGCGACCAGGGGTCAAGCAACTCAAAAATCACGTACCCCGCAGCAATAGCAAACACGATTGAATCCAAACGATCCATCACCCCACCATGCCCCGGCAGAATGTTGCTCATGTCCTTAATACCAATTTCGCGCTTCACCATGGACTCAGCCAAATCACCCACCGTTGAAGCAATCACCAAGAAGAAAGCAATAATAAGACCAAACCACCAGCGCTCACCCATCACCACCATACAGATGATGCCAACAATGAAGGATCCAAGCATCGACCCAGCAAAGCCCTCCCACGTTTTCTTGGGAGAAATCTTCGGTGCCATAGGGCGTTTGCCCCACCGCACACCAGCAATATAGCCCCAGGTGTCGTTGCCAATTGCCATGACAACAATCGTAAAGACTTTACCCACGCCCGTATCTTCGCGATAGAGCAAAAGCGCAAGCGAAATAAGAAACGGCACCCAGCCCATCACGAACATCGAGCCCATGATTGACATAATCATGCCGTTCTTCGAACCGAAGAGCCGCCAAATAATCACTAGCAAGCTAGAAGCTACCACGCCAAAAATAAGCCACTGGGCTCCACCGTAGTAGGCAAAAAAAGGCATCGTTGCCGCAGCAACCACCGCGGGAATCACAGGAACACCCATGCCGCGCTTCTGGTTCAGCCCGTTCGTTACCTCCCAGGCACCCACAGCAGTAGCAGAGGCAGCTAAACACACCAAAATAACCGGTACAAAAAACAAACCCACCGCCAGCAAGCCACCGAGAACAACCCCGACAGTGATGGCGGCAGGTAAGTTACGACCAGCCTTAGATTTTTGGGGCTGGCTCGCTGTACCTTCAGAGAGCTTCTCGCTCATAGATACAGACCTTAATCGTTTAGACTTCCGAAAGCTCAGTTTCTTTGTGCTTCAGCAAGGTATCGATGGTCTCAACGTGCTTCTTCGTCAAACCGTCGAGTTCCTTTTCAGCGCGAGTACCCTCGTCCTCACCAATTTCGCCGTCCTTGACGAGCTTATCGATGCTAGTCTTGGCGTGACGACGCACGTTACGCACTGCAACACGAGCGTCCTCAGCCTTGTGGCTGACTAACTTGATGTATTCTTTACGACGCTCTTCAGTCATTTCGGGCATCACGATGCGAATAACGTTGCCGTCATTTGAGGGGTTAGCACCCAAATCTGAGTCGCGCAGAGCCTTCTCAATGGCGCTCATTGCACCCTTATCGTAAGGGGTAATCAAAATGGTACGAGCCTCAGGAGTCTGGAATGAAGCCAGCTGCTGCAAAGGGGTCGGCGCACCGTAGTAATCAACAGTCAATGATGAGAACAGTGAGGGGTTCGCACGACCGGTACGAACGTTTGAAAATTCGTTTTTTGCAGCGTCAATGGCTTTATTCATCTTTTCGCCAGCTTCAGCCAAGATTTCTTCGATCATAGGCGTTTCTCCTTATATAGAACTACAGGTTTTCATCCCGCAGCGGCGAGGAGTATTCCCCACCCAATATTATTTCTCTCTCAACAGTCTAGTAGCCCAG encodes:
- a CDS encoding cation acetate symporter, yielding MNTLVIAAGEAQETVGTPWINMLVFGLFVAATMVVVLRASKNNKTAADYYAGGRSFSGTQNGLAIAGDYLSAASFLGIVGAIALQGYDGFLYSIGFLVAWLVALLLVAEMLRNTGKFTMADVLSFRLRQRPVRIAACISTLAVTLFYLLAQMAGAGALVSLLMGISSKAGQSLVIVIVGVLMIVYVLIGGMKGTTWVQIIKACLLLAAVGVMTVWILALNGFSLSALLGAAVENTGNPALLEPGLKYGHSEIAKLDFISLSLALVFGAAGLPHVLMRFYTVPTAKEARKSVVWAISLIGLFYLFTLVLGYGAAALVGQDAIKAAPGGVNSAAPLLAFHLGGSVLMGLVAAIAFATILAVVAGLAITASASFAHDIYTSVICKGEADPKKEIKVAKTTVVVIGLLAVAGGIGAQGQNVAFLVALAFAVAASANLPTILFSLFWKGFTTRGAVWSMYGGLISSVVLIIFSPVLSGAETSMIPGADFAIFPLSNPGLVSIPLAFLLGFIGSLTDGSEDEYKQAEMEVRSLTGVGAEGAIDH
- a CDS encoding DUF485 domain-containing protein codes for the protein MTQQPTPTPAPAPEARAFDADRVDFAAAQRSDAFQKLRKDQRSFIFPMALIFLVWYFLYAILAIYVPSFMTTKVWGNINVGVVMGLLQFVSTFAITGLYVRFANRTLDPQAAALRADLENDVYLSTHTRGSHS
- a CDS encoding DivIVA domain-containing protein; protein product: MQKRISEFALAKGRKVGYSVEAVDEYFDELANDYESLRAGESASGGSTARSIRMKSFPPAPGGYCIEDVDSALDRVEDRFAAIERRGFIAEHGMSAWSAHIEQLAETIMGRLQRPAGQRFRHPSKKLTKGYLIADVDSLCQQLATEFKMSDDVDVQLIRGAVFRSATGAKSYDETQVDAFLDRCLDLMHYLK
- a CDS encoding phosphatidate cytidylyltransferase: MSEKLSEGTASQPQKSKAGRNLPAAITVGVVLGGLLAVGLFFVPVILVCLAASATAVGAWEVTNGLNQKRGMGVPVIPAVVAAATMPFFAYYGGAQWLIFGVVASSLLVIIWRLFGSKNGMIMSIMGSMFVMGWVPFLISLALLLYREDTGVGKVFTIVVMAIGNDTWGYIAGVRWGKRPMAPKISPKKTWEGFAGSMLGSFIVGIICMVVMGERWWFGLIIAFFLVIASTVGDLAESMVKREIGIKDMSNILPGHGGVMDRLDSIVFAIAAGYVIFELLDPWSLSL
- the frr gene encoding ribosome recycling factor; protein product: MIEEILAEAGEKMNKAIDAAKNEFSNVRTGRANPSLFSSLTVDYYGAPTPLQQLASFQTPEARTILITPYDKGAMSAIEKALRDSDLGANPSNDGNVIRIVMPEMTEERRKEYIKLVSHKAEDARVAVRNVRRHAKTSIDKLVKDGEIGEDEGTRAEKELDGLTKKHVETIDTLLKHKETELSEV